CCTCGTCAAATGTCTCGTTCGACATCTTCCTGAGCCATCCTGGAGGGAACGTGTATTGTGCGATGCCTTCCTGAAAGAGATACGGCAGCGATCGGAGGTATCCCATCTGATTGCCGGCCGCATTTTCGCTCGTGAGGGGGTCCTTTAGAATGATAACGGAATCCGTTCGGACACCTGTGACCTGCTCAACCGCCATAGTAGGCCCTTGATTGCCAATAAAAAGAACCCCCGGGTTCTCAGTGGGCCTATCCTGCGATTTAATCGTAGGAAGAAACGCTCTTCTTTGGCAGGTTGGCCTCTGCCCGCCGCTGTTTAAACATTTCTAGAGCTTCTGGTTCATTATCAATACAGGTATATCGAACATTATCGCCAAATAGTTCCTCTGCACCGATCGCGGCGGGAGCAGTCCCAGCGCACGGAACAATTAGGTGCTCTCCCTCGTTCATGAGTCCGTCTATCCAATTCCGGTAAGGCTCAATCGGTTTTACGCTGCCCCAATCGCCGTCGAAGGAGGCTTGCGGGGTAATCTGTCGAGCGGATACGGACGTTTTCCGATCCGTCTCACCCTTGTGGGCAAACACAACTGGATAGCCACCGTTTGAAAGATACATCCCAGGGGTACTACAGTCTGGATCTCCCGATTTGGAAACAAACGTAACGCCGCCAATCCGACGGTATCCTCCGCCCTTGTAGCTGGCGGCGACATCTCCCCAGTTCTCACGAATGTAATCGATGAGGCGTGGGAGTAGCCATCGTCAGCGTCCGCAATCAGCCACCCACCATCAACTAAGGCGTCTTCACAGAGGTCGATAATGTCTGTAGTGGTGATACCGTCGTGCTCACTGTTATTACTAGGTACGAAGCCGTGGTCTCGTATTCAACACCATACCAATCGCCCCGCTGTGGGCGCGCCCACGCGTCATCGAGATAGATAACGTGGGCATCCTCCTCGATGGCTGGTAGGACCTCTCCGACGTCGCCGACGACGTATTGCTGTCCGTTACGGACTTCATGTACAGTCTGTTCCATATCTAGTCTGGTTATGAACAGACGAGGTGGGGACACATCTATACGTTGCGCTCTATCCACCGGCGACCCTCAGACATATTACCAGTCCGAAAATACATAGACCCATGTACGATCCAGAGGCAATAGACTCACCGCATCTCTCGGGGGCTCAGCCAACATGGGGAGACCTACCGTACGCGTGTGAAATCCTGAAAGCACACTGGGAAGCGGCCGATGAATCCTCAGAAGAGGTGTCCGAGCAGTTAGCTTCGGAAGGTCATCGGAACAAAGTGAACCAGTTGATGACACTGTTGGGGCCCGAAAAACTGCGCTTGATAACTGAGCGAGGAACTCTTAGTCCACAGGGGATGTGGTTAGCACGAGACTACGAGCAGGCGAATCAACAAGGGCTAGATGGGGAACCCGGATTAGGTGCAAAAGGAACTCTATCACAAACTGAGCAATCCGTGTTCGGCCAGTTGTTGTTTGAGCGGAACTGGGTTCCGATGCTCGCAACAGTGAACCTACTGGCAACGACGACAGTTGCGGATACCGAGACTGATGCCCGGGCACAGGGCTTCCGTGACCGGATCGATCATCTCGAAGGTTACCAGAACGTCGAAAGTATTAATTCCTGGAAAAAGAAGGCCCAGACTCATCTTTCGTGGGCGCTTCATCTTGATCTCGCATACGAAAACAGCCGTGGCGAGCTCGAACCCACTGGATTTGGACATCAAGTCCACGAGCGTGTCCGGCCAGACTACCACCCAGATTGGCCGTAGTGATTCAAAGAACCTATATTACTGCTCAGACCCGTCCATCTGAATTATCGATCGCTAGTACATAGAACCGATTTTTAGCCAAACATGAGTAGGATTCAGACGTATTGTAAATGACAGAATTTTGATATAAGTTCCCTCCTTCACGGAGAAAAAGAGTAAATTTGAAAGATGGCTCAATTCGTTCTAGGATCTTTAGTGAGTTGCCAGAGTGCTGTTGGTTCATGAACATATTCAACAAACTCCGCAGCGTGGAGACGATCCAGCCTTTTTGTTACAGTCGGTCGGGATAGGCCTGTGAAATCTACAAGCGCGCCCGTTGTGAGATTACCTTTAGATACAAATTCATCAATCACTTTCTCGGTATTCTCGTCAATTCTCAGGGGCATGTTTACGTCATATCTTTCTTGATACCTCTTATCTCTCACCATACAATTCCGTTAATACGCATAGCCTTTACCATTCGTTAAGTATAAATGACTAGGAGCGTTAGAAGAGGTTGAACACTCGGTCCCACGGGGCAGTCGGTTAGAAAGCCCGCGTGTTGGCGCACGCGGACCGGGTTCCCACCTAGAAAGTAAGAACCCATGACAAAGAAGGATTTCAGCGGTCAAGAGAACGTCGATCAGTTAATTGAAGCAATAAACCAAGTGGAATTTCATGCGCTCGGGGAAGGGCCGGCAGCATGTCAAATCTGCGACCGCAAACTCCGGGAAGGCGACGACCTAACGGCCTATGCCTTCCGGGCGGCTGGCAACCCCATTTTTGAAATCGGATACGTGATGTGCGGGGACGACGAGCACGCGCACCCGACAGAGTTCATGCGCGGCGTGTACGAACTCGTCGTGACAGGCCGAATTGGCCTGTGTACTGACGTGTCGACCCAGTCATCCTGGCTGGTACTCCTCGCGCCGGAACCGATTGTGGCGAGCCGACCCAGATCAAGCGACGCCTACACGATCGGTGAGGAGACGACACGCGAGACTGACCCGCTCCACACACACCAGGCCACCGAGGCGGACCCGACATCACCGTTCGAAGGCATCGATGAGCGCGGGTCAACGCAACTCGAAGGGGCCACTGAGCACACGGCTGATTACTCCCAGAGAGACGGGACACACCAGGCCGAACACAACGAGCAGGTCCACCAACACGCGACCAACCAAGGGGGTGAGGAGTAATGCCCCCGGAATTCGAGACATCGCACCTCGACCACGAGATGTCACTCCCAGACGACATCGAGAACCTCACACTCCCGGACCTGTATGTGGGGCTCGAAATCCCACTGCTCGCACCGGGCGATGGGATCGTGACGGACCGCCACCATGCCTCAGCAGACCGGTACGAGGCCGACGACCCGCAGAACCAAATCGGCGGGATGGTGTCGCCGTTCCCACTCTCGGGGTGGTTACGCCACGGCTGTGAACGCGTGATACAGATCGCCGGCGGCACGGCGTGCCATCCGGGCGCAGCGAACGGGGACTACATGCTCGAGGACGTGTACGAGCGCGACCTCGACGCCGGCTACCACGAGAAAGGCTCGTGCGTCGATGGGGACGCCGGCTGCGTCCTCTACGACTTGTTCGGCGGATTCAACGATCGTGCGGGACGGCTGGTGCGCCGGCCGCTCCGGTTCTCGCCAATTCGCCGGCAAGTCGACGTCCTACAGGGCGAAGCAGAAGCGCACTACCGGCAACTGAACACCCAGGTACGCTCACGTAACAGCGAGGACGACGGGCAACCGCTTCGGATGGCGTCCCGAGACGTCGTCGGCAACCTGGTGGGGACGTGGAAACTCTCGCTGCGAGAGTTGAAACCGGAGTACGTCGGGTTACTCGTCGAGGCGGTCGATTACCTTGACGCCCACAGCGAGGAGTTCGAACTACAGTTGGGCGGCGCACGGAACTTCGGGCGGGCATGGTCGAGGCGCGCGTCATCAACCCCCTCTACACGGACGCTGAGATCAAGCGGGTGTACAATCGCGCACAGGACGCGACGTCGGGGATGGCGTGGAAGGATGACCTGTGGCGAGAGTCGGTGCGCCAGCAGTTCGTGGTGCCACTCCAAGAGCGCGTGAACAGCATGGAGGAGCTGTGATGGCCCAAGCGAGTAACACCGCGAGCGTGGACCTGCGGGTGGCGTACCGTCACGACGTCCACAAACTGCGCGGTCGCCAACATGGATCGGGCCGTGACGAGCTGTTCGACGTACCGGTCAATGAATCAGTCCCGCTGGGAGCGGATCGAGATGCGGCGTTGCTGAGCCGACCGGATGGCGAACCCGAGCAGACGGTGGCGAATCATGCGTCGCCGGCGCGGCTGTCGCTGCTGACGGGCTCGGTGCTCGAAGACGGGGCGGTCCCGATGGTAGAGAGCGCGATTGTACCGTGATCGATGGCTCGCCAGAGGAGCTCCACGCGGCGTGGTTGACGAGCGAGACTGCGGCGCTGGTGAACGAGTCGGTGTATCTCCCGTACTCGTCGCTCAAGTACCACGTGTTGCTGGTGGCCGCGTTGCTCGACGCCTATCGGGCGGGCCACGCATTCGACGACCTGTTCCTGGTTGCTGAGCCGACGTCGGAATCACCACCGCGGAACGCGGATCGAAAAGCGAGACAGCAGCAGCGCTCGACGCGGACTGCGTGGTGCCACACCGAACGGTGTTGTGGACGGAGGCGATGACGATGCGGCTGTCAGCGTCACCAGACGGGCCGGCGGCGTGGCCTGGTCCGGAACCGGCTGAATCGTTTGCTGATGTATGGAACCGAGTGTCTGGGTCGCCCTTGGGCCGTGAGGCGCAGTGGTGGCGTCACGTGGATGCGCAGTTGCGACGAATGAGGTCGTGGTCGACGGCGCTACAGTACATCGAGGATGCTGTCGCGGAGGATACGCGCGACACCGTGGGGTGGACGCGTGACCCATCATGATCGTGACTGGCGGACCGCCGCCCCCACCCATGCGATATGGTCGGGCAGTGAGCCCGTGGGTCGGACTGCCTGTCCGCCGGCGTCGCTAGTGGGTGGGTGTCGACGACTGCCGGCCTGCCCGGGAGCGCACGCATCATCAACGACCGAGCCCGCCACGGCTGGGACGCCAGCCACGACAGATCATCCGATATGGTCGTGCGGTGAGTCCACAGAGCGGACTGGCGGTCTGCCGGCGTCGCCAGTGAGTGGGCGTCGACGTCTGCTGGCCCGCCCGGGAGCGCCCGCGACACTGTCGGCTCGACGAACGTCGACGACGGCTGGGGGCACAGACCACCTCACACTCTGGCGAGCCAAGCGAACCCACACCCCAGCGTCCCAGCGGAATGGTCGGGCCGTGAATCCGCGGGACGGGCTGCGAGCCAGCGTGCCGGACCGGTGCGTGCGTGCCGATGGGGGGCGACACCGCTGAGCTCTCCAATCAACCGTGGGTGCCAGATCTGTGCGGGGCGATCCACCACAGTCAACGGTCACGCAGGACGTGAACGTGTTACAACTACTGCTCATCACGAGTGGTGTGAACGTGTTACAGCTCCTGTTCAAATCGAAGGGTGTGTGGCGTGACGATGATCCAACAGCTGGTGTTCGAACTCGAAACCCCGTATGCGGGGCGGCCGTACCACGTGTCGGGCAACGCACTATATCAAGCGATCGCGGCGGACGTTGATGACCGGACGCGACGCGAACTACAGGTGAGCCATGCGATGTTCGCGCCGTCAGAGTACGGCTCCTACCCAGAGTCACACTCACAGAAAGGGTATGCCGGCAAACTCGGGAGCTCGCTTCCACCGGTTGAGTCGTACGAGGATTTGTTTCTGTTTCGAGATGCGGCCCAGCGGTGGCTGCAGACGTCTCGGCCGCGCGATGCGCAGAACACGATGGATCGCCAGTCGCATGGCGGGCGGCTCACAGTCGCGCCGGAATCGTTCTTCGGCGTCCCCGAACACCAGCGGAATTCGAAGCGCCGAGTGAAATGGTACATCCACGCGTATGTCCATAGCGAGCGCGAGGGCGTGCTGCCGCTTGATGAGAGCGTGCTTGATGGGATTCAGCTGGGCGGTGCTCGGAACTACGGGTTTGGGGAGGTGTCGCTCGCGGACTCACAGGTTATCGATCTCGACGCGGTGTCGTTCGATGGGTTGCGAGGCTACGATCAGTACACGATCGAACTGGTGACGCCCTATGTCCTCCAAAGTGAGAAACCAGACGCGGACACTCAGTCAGTGCCCTATTGGTGGGACAGGTCGGTCGCTGGCGTGCCGGGCGATGCGCCGACGCGAGACCGCCGGTTACGTCGCCGCGAGGAACGACTCGTTGGGGAGTCTGTATACGAACTGGCAACAGTCGACCACGGACAACTCGTCGGCTACGCCGGAAGCGACCCAATACAGACGGCGAAGAATGGCATACTGCGGCTCGGAACACACGCGCGGTTCGGCTTCGGTGAACTGCGAGTGCGACCGGCTTGTCACGATCGTGTGCCAGAGCGGGGTGAGGTGGCATAGTGCTCGATCAGGTGGCCTTTGATATCGAGACGACCGGCTTCGACGTCGACGATGAGGTAACTGTCGTCGGGTTTGCGATGCCGATGGGCGTGCGTGTGTTCGTCCAAACTGCCGGGCGGACAGCCGGTGACGTCGAGACCAGCGTGAAAGCGCGGCTGTCGGAGACACTCGTGAACGTCTCGACACACACCGATGAGGCCGCGCTGCTGGCGGCTGTGGCGACGTTCGTCAGAGATCGGATACACGACGCCGACACTACTCATCGCATTCAACGGCGAGGTGTGGAGCGGTGGCTTCGATCTGCCGTTCCTGCGGAGTCGGTATGCGGCCCGTGAGATGGCGTGGCCGTTCGATGTGGCGTACGCGGACGTGTTGCCGGTGATTTCGGATCGGTTCAACACGACTGTTGACGGCGAGGAACAGCGGGGGTTGGCGGCTGTGTACGAGCTGCTCGGCGACGGGACTTACAGCGGAATCGATCCGTTCGCGGACAGTGCGGCGGCGGTGACCGCCTTCGAGGAGGGGCGATTCGACGAACTCGTCTGCCATAACGTGGCGGATATCCTGCGGACGCAGGCTCTTGGCGCAATTACAGAGCGGTACTGCTCGAAAGCGGAGTTCAACGTGAAATCGCTCACGCCGACACGGGACGCGTGAGTCTGGCTCGGTGAGCGGTTGCGGCGCGTTCCCCAACAGCGGGGCTGCTGATTGAAGCGATACACCAGGAGGATGAGCGATGCTGGCGGTCACAGTGCGTGCGAAGCCGGACACAGAACGAGATACATGAGAGATTCAGAAGACGAGGACACGGCTGACGGAACAGACGACGAACCAATAGCGGACGAGGAGCCGGCTGACACAGCGGCGGCCGATGCCGAGACGCCATCGGACCAGTTAGAGACGACGTCGATGGGCTCGGGCGCGGAGCGGAACGAGACGGTTGATCAGGCGACGCAGAAGAAGGTGTTAGAACGCGACCGGTATCGCTGCCAGATGTGTAATGTGAAAGCGCCAGCCGCTGGCGGCCTGGCCGACCTCGAGGTCCACCACGCAGATCGGGATCCGGATGATGTCGGCGAACACGACCTAGCGAATCTCCTCACGGTGTGCCGGAGTTGCCACTCGTGCATCACATGAGATCGACGCCCAGCGATATACCCATCCGGCTGACGGAAGCCGATGACAAGGAATTGCAGTCCCACGAGTACGAGATTTTGCGGATC
The sequence above is a segment of the Halorubrum sp. 2020YC2 genome. Coding sequences within it:
- a CDS encoding HNH endonuclease signature motif containing protein, whose protein sequence is MRDSEDEDTADGTDDEPIADEEPADTAAADAETPSDQLETTSMGSGAERNETVDQATQKKVLERDRYRCQMCNVKAPAAGGLADLEVHHADRDPDDVGEHDLANLLTVCRSCHSCIT
- a CDS encoding helix-turn-helix domain-containing protein, translating into MVRDKRYQERYDVNMPLRIDENTEKVIDEFVSKGNLTTGALVDFTGLSRPTVTKRLDRLHAAEFVEYVHEPTALWQLTKDPRTN